The following are from one region of the Stanieria sp. NIES-3757 genome:
- a CDS encoding Response Regulator Receiver Signal Transduction Histidine Kinase, translating to MSVIAGDFSKILVITNEIEIRQNFEQILSQSYELLFASSEDIGLELIRSDCPDLVILALTNIEINNIVLFSNLSSQPETAIIPVIVLTTIAEPQQWRLVMEMGADDVLFFPFTEKELLNAIAIRLAKQTAYLAYTQQELGKLRENIIKFLPHEMRTALTGILAASDLLINQGSSLNWSIIREMLTCINSSSHRLLRLIDNFLLYAELKALENNPQIIRLYSLHQTNLVKETIKEIAIKSAQKYYREDSLVLDLQDACLQISETNLTKLIEELIDNACKFSSEQTPINVNSQICDNQFILTIKDYGRGLTPKQIASLDMGIQFERNYYEQQGFGLGLAIVKQITQIYNIKLKIKSVPTQTTIVSLIIPLAETKKQLTLNKKTHISNCFSRPTININYSF from the coding sequence ATGTCAGTTATAGCTGGTGATTTTTCCAAAATTTTGGTAATTACTAATGAAATAGAAATACGTCAAAATTTTGAACAAATTTTATCTCAATCTTATGAATTATTATTTGCTAGCAGTGAAGATATTGGCTTAGAATTAATTCGCTCAGATTGCCCTGATTTAGTTATTCTTGCTTTAACAAATATTGAAATAAATAATATTGTTCTTTTTAGCAATTTAAGCAGCCAACCTGAAACCGCTATCATTCCCGTAATTGTTTTGACCACAATTGCCGAGCCTCAACAATGGCGATTAGTCATGGAAATGGGTGCAGATGATGTTCTTTTTTTTCCTTTTACTGAAAAAGAATTACTCAACGCGATCGCGATTAGGCTAGCTAAACAAACTGCTTATTTAGCTTATACGCAACAAGAATTAGGAAAACTAAGAGAAAATATTATTAAATTTTTACCCCATGAAATGCGGACTGCTTTGACAGGAATTTTAGCAGCTTCAGACTTACTAATTAATCAAGGCTCTTCTCTTAATTGGTCGATTATTAGAGAAATGCTAACCTGTATTAATTCATCAAGCCACAGATTATTAAGATTAATAGATAACTTTTTACTTTATGCTGAATTAAAAGCTCTTGAAAATAATCCTCAAATTATTCGGCTTTATTCACTTCATCAGACCAATTTAGTCAAAGAAACAATTAAAGAGATCGCGATAAAATCGGCTCAAAAATATTATCGTGAAGATAGTTTAGTTTTGGATTTGCAAGATGCCTGTTTACAAATTAGTGAAACCAATCTTACCAAATTAATTGAAGAATTAATTGATAATGCTTGTAAGTTTTCATCAGAGCAAACTCCAATTAATGTTAACTCTCAAATTTGTGACAATCAATTTATTTTAACTATTAAAGATTATGGACGAGGTTTGACACCCAAACAAATTGCTTCTCTTGATATGGGAATACAATTTGAACGTAACTATTATGAACAACAAGGATTTGGTTTAGGTCTGGCAATAGTTAAACAAATTACTCAAATATATAACATAAAACTAAAAATAAAAAGTGTACCTACGCAAACAACAATAGTCAGTTTAATAATTCCCTTAGCTGAGACGAAAAAACAATTAACTCTTAACAAAAAAACTCATATTTCTAATTGCTTTTCTCGTCCAACGATAAATATTAATTACTCTTTTTAG
- a CDS encoding proton-translocating NADH-quinone oxidoreductase, chain N, which yields MDFSSTIATQLNAGTILPEGIVIVTLMVILVGDLILGRSFSRGLPYVAMAGLLAAIVALYLQWDTPDPNSFLGAFSSDNLSIIFRAIVALSTLVTIPMSIRYVQQSGTSLAEFIGILLTATLGGMFLSGANELVMVFISLEMLSISSYLMTGYMKRDPRSNEAALKYLLIGASSSAIFLYGVSLLYGLSGGETNLNAIATAITDANGSQSLGLAIALVFVIAGIAFKISAVPFHQWTPDVYEGSPTPVVAFLSVGSKAAGFALAIRLLVTAFAPVTEQWHFIFTALAIFSMILGNVVALAQTSMKRMLAYSSIAQAGFVMIGLIAGTDAGYASMIFYLLIYLFMNLGAFTCVILFSLRTGTDQISEYAGLYQKDPLLTLCLSICLLSLGGIPPLAGFFGKIYLFWAGWQAGIYGLVLLGLVTTVISIYYYIRVVKMMVVKEPHEMSEAVQNYPVIRWNIPGMRPLQVSLIVSVIATSLAGILSNPLFTLANDSVTSTPILQSTFLTQELPQDQIKVSTLDTVFNK from the coding sequence ATGGATTTTTCTAGTACTATTGCTACTCAACTTAACGCAGGGACAATTTTGCCCGAAGGCATAGTAATTGTTACCCTGATGGTCATTTTAGTTGGAGATTTAATTCTCGGACGTAGTTTTTCTCGTGGGTTGCCTTACGTGGCAATGGCGGGATTACTCGCTGCAATTGTGGCACTTTATCTTCAATGGGATACCCCCGATCCCAATTCTTTTTTAGGGGCATTTAGTAGCGATAACCTGAGCATTATTTTTCGTGCGATTGTCGCCCTTTCTACCCTTGTCACTATCCCAATGTCAATTCGCTACGTCCAACAATCTGGGACTTCTTTAGCCGAATTTATTGGCATTCTGTTAACGGCAACTTTGGGAGGAATGTTTCTTTCTGGGGCAAACGAATTAGTCATGGTTTTCATTTCCCTAGAGATGCTGAGTATTTCTTCTTATCTCATGACTGGTTATATGAAGCGTGACCCTCGTTCCAATGAAGCAGCCTTAAAATACTTGTTAATTGGGGCTTCTTCTTCCGCTATTTTCCTCTACGGGGTATCGCTTTTGTATGGTTTGTCAGGAGGAGAAACTAATCTCAATGCGATCGCTACAGCTATTACTGATGCCAATGGTAGTCAATCTTTAGGACTTGCGATCGCTTTAGTATTTGTGATTGCTGGTATTGCTTTCAAAATTTCTGCCGTACCTTTCCATCAATGGACTCCTGATGTTTACGAAGGTTCTCCTACTCCTGTAGTTGCTTTCTTATCAGTAGGTTCTAAAGCTGCTGGTTTTGCTTTAGCAATTCGTTTGTTAGTAACGGCGTTTGCGCCTGTGACTGAACAATGGCACTTTATTTTCACTGCTTTAGCAATCTTTAGTATGATCCTAGGCAATGTGGTAGCCTTAGCACAAACCAGTATGAAACGGATGCTAGCATATTCTTCAATTGCTCAAGCAGGGTTTGTCATGATTGGTTTGATTGCAGGTACTGATGCAGGTTATGCCAGTATGATCTTTTACCTGTTGATCTACCTGTTTATGAACTTAGGTGCGTTTACTTGTGTGATTCTGTTCTCCCTTCGCACTGGTACTGATCAAATTAGTGAATATGCTGGTTTATACCAAAAAGACCCTTTATTAACTCTTTGTTTGAGTATTTGCTTGCTTTCTCTTGGCGGTATTCCTCCTTTAGCTGGTTTCTTCGGTAAAATTTATTTATTCTGGGCTGGTTGGCAAGCCGGTATTTACGGTTTAGTCTTGCTTGGTTTAGTTACCACTGTAATTTCTATCTATTACTACATTCGGGTAGTCAAAATGATGGTGGTTAAAGAACCTCATGAAATGTCTGAGGCAGTCCAAAATTATCCTGTAATTCGTTGGAATATTCCAGGAATGCGTCCTCTACAAGTGAGCTTGATTGTATCAGTAATTGCCACTTCCCTTGCAGGAATTTTGTCTAACCCCTTGTTTACTTTGGCTAATGATTCTGTTACCAGTACGCCAATTTTACAATCTACTTTTTTAACTCAAGAATTACCACAAGATCAAATTAAAGTTTCTACTTTGGATACTGTTTTCAATAAGTGA
- a CDS encoding flavin reductase domain protein FMN-binding protein encodes MSPNSAKDVQVLPIAANTKVMRSRTWERLKFEIEYALQKGTTANSYLIEGDKTALIDPPGESFTEIFLAALRDRIALSQLDYLILGHLNPNRSATIKALLEVAPQLKIVCSNPGAISLRKILPETELNLTVIKGEETLDLGKGHHLEFLPTPNPRYPDQLCTYDPQTQVLYTDKLFGAHVCGEQVFDEGWTVYNEDRRYYFDCLMAPHARQIEAALDKIAVKNARIYATGHGPLVRYSLTELTLDYRTWLKNQSEREVTVALIYASAYGNTATIAQALARGITKAGVGVESINAEVAEPDEIKAVLTKASGIIVGSPTLGGHAPTQIQTALGIILANTDKTKLVGVFGSFGWSGEAIDLLESKFRNAGYNFGFEPIRVKFKPTDLILKTCEETGTDFAQALKKSQKVRKGKQGTITSESDRTEQAMGRIVGSLCLVTTKFNELKGAMLASWVSQATFNPPGITVAVAKERAIESLLHLDSNFVLNILQEGKHLGLMKHFLKPFAPGEDRFIGVATEEAENGCPILTDALAYVECQIKSRLECGDHWVIYATATQGKLLKSEGITAVHHRKSGSHY; translated from the coding sequence ATGTCTCCAAATTCAGCCAAAGACGTTCAAGTTCTTCCTATTGCTGCTAATACCAAAGTAATGCGATCGCGTACTTGGGAGAGATTGAAGTTTGAAATTGAATACGCCCTCCAAAAAGGAACTACTGCCAATTCGTATTTGATTGAAGGAGACAAAACAGCTTTAATCGATCCACCAGGAGAATCTTTTACGGAGATTTTTTTGGCTGCGCTGAGAGACAGAATCGCTCTCAGCCAACTTGATTATTTGATTTTAGGGCATCTTAATCCTAACCGTAGTGCTACCATCAAAGCCTTATTAGAGGTTGCACCTCAACTGAAGATAGTTTGTTCTAATCCAGGCGCAATTTCTTTACGCAAAATTCTTCCCGAAACAGAATTAAACCTTACTGTGATCAAAGGAGAAGAAACCCTCGATTTAGGAAAAGGTCATCATTTAGAATTCTTACCTACTCCGAATCCTCGTTATCCCGATCAACTTTGTACTTACGATCCGCAAACCCAAGTTTTATATACCGATAAATTATTTGGGGCGCACGTTTGTGGCGAACAAGTTTTTGATGAAGGTTGGACAGTTTACAATGAAGACCGTCGTTACTACTTTGATTGTTTGATGGCTCCCCATGCTCGTCAAATCGAAGCAGCATTGGATAAAATTGCGGTAAAAAATGCCAGAATTTACGCTACAGGTCATGGCCCTTTAGTTCGCTACAGTTTGACTGAATTAACTTTAGATTATCGAACCTGGCTCAAAAACCAAAGCGAGCGCGAGGTAACGGTGGCTTTGATTTATGCTTCCGCCTATGGGAACACCGCTACGATTGCCCAGGCTTTAGCGAGAGGAATTACCAAAGCAGGGGTAGGTGTAGAATCAATTAATGCTGAAGTTGCCGAACCAGACGAAATTAAAGCAGTACTAACCAAAGCTTCAGGAATAATTGTCGGTTCACCTACCTTGGGCGGACACGCACCAACCCAAATTCAAACGGCTTTAGGCATCATTTTAGCTAATACTGATAAAACTAAATTAGTCGGTGTCTTTGGTTCGTTTGGTTGGAGTGGAGAAGCGATTGATTTATTAGAAAGTAAATTCCGTAATGCTGGTTATAATTTTGGTTTTGAACCAATTCGGGTTAAATTTAAACCAACAGATCTCATCCTCAAAACCTGTGAAGAAACAGGCACAGATTTCGCTCAAGCACTGAAAAAATCTCAAAAAGTCCGTAAAGGAAAACAAGGAACAATTACTTCTGAGAGCGATCGCACTGAACAAGCCATGGGTAGAATTGTTGGTTCTCTTTGTCTTGTGACAACCAAATTTAATGAGTTAAAAGGAGCGATGTTGGCTTCTTGGGTATCTCAAGCTACGTTTAATCCTCCTGGAATTACAGTAGCCGTAGCCAAAGAAAGAGCGATCGAATCTTTATTGCATTTAGATAGTAATTTTGTTTTAAATATTCTGCAAGAAGGTAAGCATTTAGGTTTAATGAAACATTTTCTCAAACCTTTTGCCCCAGGAGAAGATCGTTTTATTGGAGTTGCAACTGAAGAAGCAGAAAATGGCTGTCCTATTCTAACTGATGCTTTAGCTTATGTAGAATGCCAGATCAAGAGTCGACTAGAATGTGGAGATCATTGGGTAATCTATGCCACGGCAACTCAAGGTAAACTACTAAAATCTGAAGGCATTACTGCGGTTCACCATCGCAAATCTGGCAGCCATTATTAG
- the topA1 gene encoding DNA topoisomerase I has product MSTLVIVESPTKARTIRNYLPSSYQVEASMGHVRDLPSSADEIPPECKDRPWANLGVNVEDQFQPIYVIPKSKKKIVQELKNALKQAEELILATDEDREGESISWHLLELLKPKVPVKRMVFHEITREAIQQALKNCREVDQDLVHAQETRRILDRLYGYTLSPLLWKKIKRGLSAGRVQSVAVRLLVERERERRAFQSGDYWDLKAILEQEKSPFEAKLIGLAGKKLATGSDFDPNTGRITAGRDVVLLNEAEANALKERLIDKTWTVSKTEEKATKRNPAPPFTTSTLQQEANRKLGISARETMSVAQKLYEQGYITYMRTDSVHLSDQAIAAARNCVEQMYGKEYLSPKPRQYSTKSKSAQEAHEAIRPAGSSFRTPQETGLSGREFALYDLIWKRTVASQMAEARLTQITVNIDVEDAVFRSSGKRIDFPGFFRAYVEGSDDPEAALENQEVILPPLKKGDRPNCKDLEAIGHETQPPARYTEASLVKTLESEGVGRPSTYASIIGTIIDRGYVQMRNKALIPTFTAFAVTSLLEQHFPDLVDSSFTSKMEQTLDEIATGEAQWIPYLKKFYSGQEGLETQVQAGEKEIDPASAKSIQLENLDATVRIGKYGPYIEVTNGDEVVKTSIPLDLTPADLSPEQIESLIRQKIEGPDKVGLHPETGEPIFLLTGPYGPYVQLGEKTEENSKPKQVSLPKGVTADDVNVEMAVGLLSLPRMLGVHPETGGNIKASLGRFGPYVVHEYKDEVEKKAKKDYRSLKAEDDVLNVSFERAMELLAQPKRSRSGGSTKKPLKELGAHPEDKEPVNVYKGPYGDYIKHGKVNVGLPEGETVESITLETAVKLLADKAGTKKTKTATKSTTKKKTTKKKAT; this is encoded by the coding sequence ATGTCAACTCTGGTTATTGTTGAATCTCCTACTAAAGCTCGTACAATTCGCAACTACCTTCCTTCTAGTTATCAGGTAGAAGCATCGATGGGTCATGTCCGCGATTTACCGTCATCTGCCGATGAAATTCCTCCTGAATGCAAAGATCGACCATGGGCGAATTTAGGAGTCAATGTAGAAGATCAATTTCAACCGATTTATGTGATTCCTAAAAGCAAAAAGAAGATTGTCCAAGAACTAAAAAACGCACTTAAACAAGCAGAAGAATTAATCTTGGCAACAGATGAAGATAGGGAAGGCGAAAGTATTAGCTGGCATTTGTTGGAATTACTCAAGCCTAAAGTACCTGTCAAGCGGATGGTTTTTCATGAAATTACTCGTGAAGCGATTCAACAGGCTTTAAAAAATTGTCGTGAAGTCGATCAAGATTTGGTTCATGCCCAAGAAACCCGTCGCATCTTAGATCGTTTGTACGGTTATACCCTTTCTCCTCTGTTGTGGAAAAAAATTAAACGAGGTTTATCGGCTGGTCGAGTTCAGTCTGTAGCCGTACGGTTGTTGGTCGAACGGGAAAGAGAACGTCGTGCTTTTCAATCAGGAGATTATTGGGATTTAAAAGCGATTTTAGAACAGGAAAAAAGTCCATTTGAAGCCAAATTAATCGGCTTGGCAGGGAAAAAATTAGCTACAGGAAGTGATTTTGACCCGAATACAGGCAGAATTACCGCAGGAAGAGATGTAGTCTTACTCAACGAAGCCGAAGCTAACGCTCTCAAAGAAAGATTAATTGATAAAACTTGGACAGTTAGTAAAACTGAGGAAAAAGCTACCAAACGCAATCCAGCCCCTCCTTTTACTACTTCAACTCTCCAACAAGAGGCTAACCGTAAACTGGGTATTTCGGCAAGAGAAACGATGAGTGTGGCACAAAAACTCTACGAACAGGGCTACATTACCTATATGCGGACTGATTCTGTCCATCTTTCCGATCAAGCGATCGCTGCTGCTCGCAATTGTGTCGAACAGATGTATGGCAAAGAATATCTTAGTCCTAAACCTCGTCAATACAGTACTAAAAGTAAATCTGCCCAAGAAGCCCACGAAGCTATTCGTCCTGCTGGTAGTAGTTTTCGGACTCCCCAAGAAACAGGATTGTCGGGTAGAGAATTTGCTCTCTACGATTTGATTTGGAAACGAACAGTAGCTAGTCAAATGGCAGAAGCAAGATTGACTCAAATTACCGTCAATATCGATGTGGAAGATGCCGTATTTCGTTCTTCAGGTAAAAGAATTGACTTCCCTGGTTTTTTCCGTGCTTATGTGGAAGGTTCGGATGACCCCGAAGCAGCATTAGAAAATCAAGAAGTGATCTTACCGCCCCTTAAAAAAGGCGATCGCCCTAATTGTAAAGACTTAGAAGCGATTGGTCACGAAACCCAACCACCAGCTAGATATACAGAAGCCTCTTTAGTCAAAACTCTAGAAAGTGAAGGTGTGGGTAGACCTAGTACTTACGCTAGCATCATCGGGACAATTATTGACCGTGGTTACGTCCAGATGCGGAATAAAGCCTTAATCCCAACTTTTACCGCTTTTGCCGTTACCAGTCTGTTGGAACAGCATTTTCCCGATCTAGTCGATTCGAGTTTTACTTCTAAAATGGAACAAACTCTAGACGAAATTGCTACAGGTGAAGCCCAATGGATACCTTACTTGAAAAAATTCTATTCGGGACAAGAAGGCTTAGAAACACAAGTCCAGGCTGGAGAAAAGGAAATAGATCCAGCTTCTGCTAAAAGTATTCAACTCGAAAATTTAGATGCGACAGTCCGTATTGGTAAATATGGCCCATATATCGAAGTAACTAATGGGGATGAGGTCGTTAAAACCTCAATTCCTCTAGATTTAACCCCGGCCGATTTAAGTCCCGAACAAATTGAATCTTTAATTCGCCAAAAAATTGAAGGTCCTGATAAGGTTGGCTTACATCCTGAAACAGGCGAACCAATTTTCTTGCTGACTGGGCCCTATGGGCCTTATGTCCAATTAGGAGAAAAAACAGAAGAAAATTCTAAACCCAAACAAGTTTCTTTGCCTAAAGGTGTGACCGCCGATGACGTTAACGTTGAAATGGCAGTAGGTTTATTATCTTTACCCAGAATGTTAGGAGTCCACCCCGAAACGGGAGGAAATATTAAGGCTAGTTTGGGTCGCTTCGGACCTTATGTAGTTCACGAATACAAAGACGAAGTAGAGAAAAAAGCGAAAAAAGACTATCGTTCTCTTAAAGCAGAGGATGATGTTTTAAATGTAAGTTTTGAACGGGCAATGGAACTGCTGGCGCAACCCAAACGTTCTCGTAGTGGTGGCAGTACCAAAAAACCCCTCAAGGAACTAGGCGCACATCCTGAAGATAAAGAACCAGTTAATGTTTACAAAGGCCCTTATGGGGATTACATCAAACACGGGAAGGTTAATGTTGGTCTTCCTGAGGGGGAAACAGTAGAAAGTATTACTTTGGAAACAGCAGTAAAATTGCTGGCAGATAAAGCTGGTACTAAAAAAACTAAAACTGCTACTAAATCTACTACTAAAAAGAAAACCACCAAAAAGAAAGCAACTTAA
- a CDS encoding amidohydrolase produces MVFSLPRSYSVNLEQIRLEIRSLQAQLIEWRRTIHQKPELAFQEHLTAEFITQKLHEWGIEYQTGIAQTGIVATIKSDYPGKVLGIRADLDALPIQEANEVAYRSQHPGKMHACGHDGHIAIALGTAYYLTQHRQDFQGTVKIIFQPAEEGPGGAKPMIEAGVLKNPDVDAIIGLHLWNNLPLGTVGVRSGALMAAVECFRCTILGKGGHGAMPDQTIDSIVVSAQIVNALQTIVARNINPLDSAVVTVGELHAGTALNVIADTARLSGTVRYFNPALEQKIQQRIEEIIAGVCQSHGAKYELDYWQLYPPVINDTAMAELVRSVATKVVETPLGVVPECQTMGGEDMSFFLKEVPGCYFFVGAANPEKGLAYPHHHPRFDFDETALAMGVEMFVRCVEQFLSPN; encoded by the coding sequence ATGGTTTTTAGTCTTCCCCGCTCTTATTCGGTTAATTTAGAACAAATTCGTTTAGAAATTCGGTCTTTACAAGCGCAATTGATTGAATGGCGACGCACAATTCATCAAAAACCAGAATTAGCATTTCAAGAACATCTAACAGCAGAGTTTATTACCCAAAAATTACACGAATGGGGGATCGAATATCAAACAGGAATAGCTCAAACTGGTATAGTAGCTACGATTAAGAGCGATTATCCTGGAAAAGTTTTAGGGATTCGAGCAGATCTGGACGCTTTACCGATTCAAGAAGCTAATGAAGTAGCTTATCGTTCCCAACATCCAGGCAAAATGCACGCTTGTGGACATGATGGACACATTGCGATCGCTCTCGGAACAGCTTATTACCTTACTCAACATCGTCAAGATTTTCAAGGTACAGTCAAAATTATTTTTCAACCTGCTGAAGAGGGACCAGGTGGAGCTAAACCGATGATTGAAGCAGGAGTTTTGAAGAATCCTGATGTCGATGCAATCATTGGTTTACATCTTTGGAATAATTTGCCCCTTGGTACAGTAGGAGTCCGTAGCGGAGCCTTAATGGCAGCAGTAGAATGTTTTCGTTGTACGATTTTAGGCAAAGGTGGACATGGTGCAATGCCCGATCAAACCATTGATTCAATTGTAGTGAGCGCACAAATTGTCAATGCCTTACAAACCATTGTTGCCCGTAATATTAACCCTCTTGATTCAGCAGTAGTAACAGTAGGCGAACTTCATGCAGGTACGGCTTTAAATGTGATTGCTGATACTGCTCGTCTGAGTGGTACGGTACGTTATTTTAATCCTGCCTTAGAACAAAAAATTCAACAACGGATTGAAGAAATTATTGCTGGTGTCTGCCAAAGTCATGGAGCTAAATATGAATTGGATTATTGGCAACTTTATCCCCCAGTCATTAACGATACAGCTATGGCTGAGTTGGTTCGTTCGGTAGCAACTAAAGTTGTCGAAACTCCTCTAGGAGTAGTCCCTGAATGTCAAACGATGGGAGGGGAAGATATGTCTTTCTTTTTAAAAGAAGTTCCAGGTTGTTACTTTTTTGTCGGTGCAGCAAATCCTGAAAAAGGTTTAGCTTATCCTCATCATCATCCACGCTTTGACTTTGATGAAACTGCTTTAGCAATGGGAGTAGAGATGTTTGTTCGTTGTGTTGAACAATTTTTATCTCCCAATTAA
- a CDS encoding glycosyl transferase, group 2 family protein: MSRFVFNPQTYFSTFSAWINLQHPQFKSYLSGILLLLGASLIIPFGDFRQVNAVPRFWVGIGVMSLGFICSWRLAYLQKWWFWTIVIVTRLLLLFMYPGDEIWRYLWEGYLQTQNFNPYDFAPNANELIPYHTEWWSLIKHKYSAAIYFPLAQLGFNLLATIYLDVITFKIAFVLADLLVCCLLTRKFAQLKTTLYAWNPLVIYAFAGGGYYDSWFILPLVIAWLIFDYTRYAWRWLGSALLLGISLAIKWISLPILGFVAWKAWQKLNLKQVIAILIYGFLPLIFTTVDFCSSSSCSLIPTTSISILSGRSADLLPYILDKIGQPFLKTKSIVMIALGCVGIWLLWKKKTFRQFAEGYLFTLLIFSPLIHSWYFTWIIPFAVPTQNLGVRLVSISAFIYFVLPYRQALGDRNWQLNEVETFWLWFPFVMGYGWSLWRERKKNQV; this comes from the coding sequence TTGTCTCGATTTGTTTTCAATCCACAAACTTATTTCTCTACATTTTCTGCTTGGATTAATTTACAACATCCTCAATTCAAATCTTACCTAAGCGGAATTTTACTTTTACTAGGTGCGTCTTTAATTATTCCTTTCGGAGATTTTCGCCAAGTAAATGCAGTACCTAGATTTTGGGTTGGTATTGGAGTAATGAGTTTAGGTTTCATCTGCTCATGGCGACTTGCTTATTTACAGAAGTGGTGGTTTTGGACAATCGTAATTGTGACACGTCTGTTACTACTATTTATGTATCCAGGAGATGAGATTTGGCGGTATCTCTGGGAAGGCTATCTCCAAACACAAAATTTTAATCCTTATGATTTTGCTCCCAATGCCAATGAATTAATCCCTTATCATACTGAATGGTGGTCATTAATTAAACATAAGTATAGTGCAGCAATTTATTTTCCCCTAGCACAATTAGGTTTTAACTTATTAGCAACTATTTATCTTGATGTCATTACTTTTAAAATCGCTTTTGTCTTAGCTGATTTATTAGTTTGTTGCTTATTAACTAGAAAATTTGCTCAACTTAAAACAACTCTTTATGCTTGGAATCCTCTGGTAATTTATGCTTTTGCTGGTGGAGGATACTACGATAGTTGGTTTATTTTACCTTTGGTAATTGCTTGGTTGATTTTTGACTATACTCGTTATGCTTGGCGATGGTTAGGAAGTGCTTTACTCTTGGGTATTAGTCTTGCTATCAAATGGATTTCTTTACCAATTTTAGGTTTTGTCGCTTGGAAAGCTTGGCAGAAACTTAATTTAAAACAAGTAATAGCTATTCTAATTTATGGTTTTTTGCCTTTAATTTTTACTACAGTTGATTTTTGTAGCTCTAGTTCTTGTTCCCTCATTCCTACTACTTCTATTTCGATTTTGTCTGGACGCAGTGCTGATTTGTTGCCGTACATTTTAGATAAAATTGGGCAACCATTTTTAAAAACTAAGTCAATTGTGATGATTGCTTTGGGATGTGTAGGAATTTGGTTATTGTGGAAAAAAAAGACTTTTCGACAATTTGCAGAAGGTTATTTATTTACATTACTAATATTTTCTCCACTGATTCATAGTTGGTATTTTACCTGGATCATTCCTTTTGCTGTCCCTACTCAAAATTTAGGAGTGCGTTTAGTGAGTATTTCTGCTTTTATTTATTTTGTTTTACCTTATCGTCAAGCTTTAGGCGATCGCAACTGGCAATTAAATGAAGTTGAAACTTTTTGGCTATGGTTTCCTTTTGTCATGGGTTATGGCTGGAGTCTGTGGCGAGAAAGAAAAAAAAATCAAGTTTGA